The proteins below come from a single Gordonia pseudamarae genomic window:
- a CDS encoding metal ABC transporter substrate-binding protein, with translation MWTRYRFEWGSAVVAAVVAVGVLTGCSTDKSSDDDKPTVVTTFTVLADIASVVAGDRLRVESITKPGAEIHGYEPTPGDIRRSAKADLIVDNGLNLESWFGQFVQSLDVKHVVISDGVTPIDIASDAYAGKPNPHAWMSPLNVEIYVDNLVRAFTELDPDGKSAFEGNAVAYKEQLRAVHDELVKALRGIPEKQRALVTCEGAFSYLTRDAGLSERYIWPVNAEQQATPKQVSATIDYVRANQVPAVFCESTVSNKPMKQVASATGARFGGTLYVDSLSEANGPVPTYLDLIRHDTRTIVSGLTGR, from the coding sequence ATGTGGACAAGGTACCGGTTCGAGTGGGGTTCGGCGGTTGTCGCGGCCGTCGTCGCGGTGGGTGTGTTGACCGGATGCTCAACGGATAAGTCCTCGGACGACGACAAGCCGACGGTGGTGACCACCTTCACAGTCCTGGCAGACATCGCATCCGTGGTCGCCGGTGACCGCCTGCGGGTGGAGTCCATCACCAAACCGGGTGCTGAGATCCACGGCTATGAACCCACCCCCGGGGATATCCGGCGTTCGGCCAAGGCTGACCTCATCGTCGACAACGGGCTCAACCTGGAATCCTGGTTCGGGCAGTTCGTCCAATCCCTCGATGTCAAACATGTCGTCATCAGTGACGGCGTCACCCCGATCGACATCGCCTCCGATGCGTACGCGGGCAAACCCAATCCGCATGCGTGGATGAGTCCGCTCAACGTGGAGATCTACGTCGACAATCTGGTGCGGGCGTTCACCGAACTCGATCCCGATGGCAAGTCCGCGTTCGAAGGCAATGCCGTGGCGTACAAAGAGCAGTTGCGGGCGGTGCACGACGAACTGGTGAAGGCACTGCGTGGGATTCCGGAGAAGCAGCGCGCGCTGGTGACCTGTGAAGGTGCATTCTCTTATTTGACACGCGATGCGGGTCTTTCCGAACGTTACATCTGGCCGGTGAACGCCGAGCAGCAGGCGACGCCGAAGCAGGTGTCGGCGACCATCGACTACGTTCGCGCGAACCAGGTGCCGGCGGTGTTCTGCGAATCCACCGTATCGAACAAGCCGATGAAGCAGGTGGCGTCGGCAACCGGTGCCCGGTTCGGTGGCACCTTGTACGTTGACTCACTGTCCGAAGCGAACGGGCCGGTTCCGACGTATCTGGATCTGATCCGCCACGACACGCGGACCATCGTGTCTGGGCTGACGGGCCGGTGA
- a CDS encoding metal ABC transporter ATP-binding protein, which translates to MTAIDSEAIVVDDVTVRYGDIVALDGASLTLRAGTVCGLVGMNGSGKSTLFKTIMGLVRPDAGTVTVHGRAPRDARRSASIGYVPQSEDIDWQFPVSVEDVVMTGRYGQLGFTRRSRREDRAAVDDALARVELTEYRQRQIGRLSGGQRKRAFVARGIAQGASILLLDEPFAGVDKRTEATITAQLRALAADGVTVLVSTHDLHALPALADEAILLMRKVLVHDTPETVLKPENLVRAFGVDPLDLAPGGAA; encoded by the coding sequence ATGACCGCAATTGATTCGGAGGCGATCGTCGTCGATGACGTGACCGTCCGTTACGGCGACATCGTCGCACTCGACGGAGCGTCGCTGACCCTGCGGGCGGGCACGGTGTGCGGGCTGGTCGGGATGAACGGCTCCGGCAAATCGACGCTGTTCAAGACGATCATGGGGCTGGTACGCCCCGACGCGGGCACCGTCACCGTCCACGGGCGGGCACCCCGCGATGCGCGCCGGTCGGCATCGATCGGGTACGTCCCCCAGTCTGAGGACATCGACTGGCAGTTCCCGGTGTCGGTGGAGGACGTGGTGATGACCGGCCGCTACGGGCAGCTCGGGTTCACCCGCCGGAGCCGCAGGGAGGACCGCGCCGCCGTCGACGACGCACTGGCGCGGGTGGAGCTGACCGAGTACCGGCAGCGGCAGATCGGCCGGCTGTCGGGTGGGCAACGCAAACGGGCGTTCGTGGCGCGCGGCATCGCGCAGGGGGCGTCGATCCTGCTGCTCGACGAACCGTTCGCCGGCGTCGACAAACGCACCGAGGCCACCATCACCGCGCAGCTGCGGGCACTGGCCGCCGACGGGGTGACGGTACTGGTGTCGACGCACGACCTGCATGCCTTGCCCGCCCTCGCCGACGAGGCGATCCTGCTGATGCGCAAGGTCCTCGTGCACGACACCCCCGAGACGGTGCTCAAACCGGAGAACCTGGTGCGCGCCTTCGGTGTCGACCCACTCGACCTGGCGCCCGGAGGTGCTGCGTGA
- a CDS encoding metal ABC transporter permease, whose product MSRALLATLIASAVCALLSCWLVLIGWSLMGDAVSHSVLPGVVLAYIIGAPFALGAVVFGFLSVALIGAVRDRGRIKEDAAIGIVFTTLFAIGLVLISVTPSQTDLNHIVFGNVLGVSRSDVVQIAVLAAIVAVVLLLKRRDLVLFAFDPIHAHAIGLNPRVLGALLLGLLALTTVTALQVVGIVLVVAMLIIPGATAHLLTDKFSRMLVIAPIASMLCGLIGLYISYYQDVSPGGMVVVVQGTLFALVYLFGPSQGIIVEWLRRRGTRAAHRSGGIAATPASIEFSASRR is encoded by the coding sequence ATGTCGCGTGCGTTGCTGGCGACCCTCATCGCGTCGGCGGTGTGCGCGCTGCTCTCGTGCTGGCTGGTGCTGATCGGCTGGTCGCTGATGGGCGATGCGGTCTCCCACTCGGTGCTGCCCGGGGTGGTGCTGGCCTATATCATCGGCGCCCCGTTCGCCCTGGGAGCGGTGGTGTTCGGCTTCCTGTCGGTGGCGTTGATCGGCGCTGTTCGCGACCGTGGCCGCATCAAGGAGGACGCCGCGATCGGCATCGTGTTCACCACCCTGTTCGCGATCGGTCTGGTGCTGATCTCGGTCACACCCAGCCAAACCGACCTCAACCACATCGTGTTCGGCAACGTGCTCGGGGTGTCGCGCTCGGATGTGGTGCAGATCGCGGTGCTCGCCGCGATCGTGGCGGTGGTGCTGCTGCTCAAGCGGCGCGATCTGGTGCTGTTCGCGTTCGACCCGATCCACGCCCACGCCATCGGCCTCAACCCGCGCGTACTCGGCGCGCTCCTGCTGGGCCTGCTCGCCCTGACCACCGTGACCGCGCTCCAGGTGGTCGGGATAGTGCTGGTGGTGGCGATGCTCATCATCCCTGGCGCGACCGCGCACCTGCTCACCGACAAATTCAGCCGGATGCTCGTCATCGCCCCGATCGCGTCGATGCTGTGTGGCCTGATCGGCCTGTACATCTCCTACTACCAGGACGTCTCGCCCGGCGGCATGGTCGTGGTCGTCCAGGGAACCCTGTTCGCCCTCGTCTACCTGTTCGGCCCGAGCCAGGGGATCATTGTCGAGTGGCTGCGGCGGAGAGGGACGCGTGCGGCGCATCGTAGCGGAGGGATCGCTGCCACTCCTGCTAGCATTGAATTCAGTGCTAGCAGGAGGTGA
- a CDS encoding FitA-like ribbon-helix-helix domain-containing protein yields MATLTIRDLDDDLKSRLRIRAAEHGRSMEAEVREILRATLDEPRGQRGLATRIRRRLAGEGFDVELPPRTDMPRVVEFDE; encoded by the coding sequence GTGGCGACCTTGACAATCAGGGATCTTGATGACGACCTGAAATCCCGGCTGCGTATACGTGCAGCCGAGCACGGTCGATCGATGGAGGCTGAGGTTCGTGAGATATTGCGAGCCACGCTGGACGAACCTCGTGGCCAGCGCGGACTTGCCACGAGGATCCGTCGCCGCCTCGCCGGGGAGGGTTTTGACGTGGAACTGCCTCCCCGCACCGATATGCCACGCGTGGTGGAGTTCGACGAGTGA
- a CDS encoding type II toxin-antitoxin system VapC family toxin, with product MIVLDTNVVSEVIRAESNPQVIGWIDGMLDDELFITAVTEAELLYGVARLPGGRRKSALAGAIEDIVEGDFRDRILPFDHGAASHYGRIAAGLERVGRPIAAADAQIASICSFWGATLATRNVSDFVATGIELVNPWGHVIGGERSDARTR from the coding sequence GTGATCGTCCTCGATACCAATGTGGTGTCGGAGGTGATCCGTGCCGAATCGAATCCCCAGGTGATCGGGTGGATCGACGGCATGCTTGATGACGAGTTGTTCATCACTGCCGTCACCGAGGCTGAACTCTTGTACGGGGTGGCGCGTCTGCCGGGCGGCAGGCGGAAGTCCGCACTCGCCGGAGCGATTGAGGACATTGTCGAAGGTGATTTCCGCGACAGGATATTGCCGTTCGACCATGGCGCTGCGAGCCACTACGGGCGCATCGCGGCCGGTCTCGAGCGGGTCGGCAGGCCGATCGCTGCGGCGGACGCGCAGATTGCCTCAATCTGTTCGTTCTGGGGTGCGACTTTGGCGACTCGCAACGTATCGGACTTCGTCGCTACGGGCATCGAGCTTGTGAATCCTTGGGGTCACGTGATCGGTGGAGAGAGATCCGATGCCCGTACCCGCTGA
- a CDS encoding 4'-phosphopantetheinyl transferase family protein, whose translation MIEQVVPAGVASVETFADPPGIAPMPGEEAIIARAVDKRRREFITARDCARRAMAQLGVEPAPILRSATGSPQEKAAPIWPQGIVGSITHTDGYRAAVVAYKLQIRSLGIDAEPHEALPEGVLDHTSIAEERAVLATRPAGLHWDRLLFCAKEATFKTWFPLTKRWLGFEDAHITFEQTGEAGGTFVSKLLVDGSVIDGGTPLASFDGLWRVEQGFILTSIALT comes from the coding sequence GTGATCGAGCAGGTTGTGCCGGCCGGTGTCGCGTCGGTGGAGACGTTCGCCGACCCGCCGGGTATCGCGCCGATGCCGGGGGAGGAGGCGATTATCGCCCGCGCCGTCGACAAGCGGCGCCGCGAGTTCATCACCGCCCGCGACTGTGCGCGCAGGGCGATGGCGCAGCTCGGTGTGGAACCCGCACCGATCCTGCGCTCGGCCACCGGGTCGCCGCAGGAGAAGGCCGCCCCGATCTGGCCGCAGGGCATCGTCGGCTCCATCACCCACACCGACGGCTACCGCGCGGCGGTGGTGGCCTACAAGCTCCAGATACGATCCTTGGGTATCGATGCCGAACCGCATGAGGCGCTGCCCGAGGGGGTGCTCGATCACACGAGCATCGCCGAGGAACGCGCTGTGCTCGCGACTCGGCCCGCAGGGCTGCACTGGGACCGCCTGCTGTTCTGCGCCAAGGAGGCCACGTTCAAGACGTGGTTCCCGCTCACCAAGCGCTGGCTCGGATTCGAGGATGCACACATCACCTTCGAGCAGACCGGTGAGGCCGGGGGCACGTTCGTGTCGAAGCTGCTGGTGGACGGTTCGGTGATCGACGGCGGTACGCCGCTCGCCTCGTTCGACGGCCTGTGGCGCGTCGAGCAGGGGTTCATCCTCACCTCGATCGCGCTGACCTGA
- the truB gene encoding tRNA pseudouridine(55) synthase TruB: MADVSIENAGLLIVDKEAGITSHDVVSRCRKIFNTRRIGHAGTLDPMATGVLVIGIERATKLLGLLSLTTKAYEATIRLGASTTTDDREGEVLETVDASSVSDDAIRAGVAALTGDIEQVPAKVSAIKVDGRRAHALVRGGKEFDLEARPVTVSRFDIHHIRRDDEGFVDLDVTVECSAGTYIRSLARDLGAALGVGGHLTALRRTAVGPFTLEHAQHLDEVRENPHVSLDIDQAVKLSFPRRDIDDDEAESISQGRWLEPIGRKDIYVVVDPTDKAIALIQEKGRRASSVMVVRPATLR; the protein is encoded by the coding sequence ATGGCCGATGTTTCCATCGAGAACGCCGGGCTGCTGATCGTCGACAAGGAGGCCGGGATCACCAGCCACGACGTGGTGTCCCGGTGCCGAAAGATCTTCAACACCCGACGAATCGGACATGCCGGCACCCTCGACCCGATGGCGACGGGGGTGCTGGTGATCGGTATCGAACGCGCCACCAAACTCCTCGGCCTGTTGTCGTTGACGACGAAGGCGTACGAGGCCACGATCCGGCTCGGCGCGTCCACCACCACCGACGACCGCGAGGGTGAGGTTCTCGAAACCGTCGACGCCTCAAGTGTTTCCGACGACGCGATCCGGGCGGGCGTGGCCGCGCTGACCGGCGACATCGAACAGGTGCCGGCCAAGGTGAGCGCCATCAAGGTCGACGGCCGGCGCGCCCACGCCCTGGTGCGCGGCGGCAAGGAATTCGATCTCGAAGCCCGCCCGGTGACGGTGTCCCGCTTCGACATTCACCACATTCGCCGCGACGACGAGGGTTTCGTGGACCTCGACGTGACCGTCGAATGCTCGGCCGGTACTTATATCCGTTCCCTGGCACGCGATCTCGGTGCCGCCCTCGGTGTCGGCGGGCACCTGACCGCGTTGCGCCGCACCGCGGTCGGCCCGTTCACGCTCGAACACGCCCAGCACCTGGACGAGGTCCGCGAGAACCCGCACGTCAGCCTCGACATCGACCAGGCCGTCAAACTGTCGTTCCCGCGCCGCGACATCGACGACGACGAAGCCGAATCCATCAGCCAGGGCCGCTGGCTCGAACCGATCGGCCGCAAGGACATCTACGTCGTCGTGGATCCCACCGACAAGGCCATCGCCCTCATCCAGGAGAAGGGCCGCCGCGCGAGCTCAGTGATGGTTGTCCGTCCGGCAACGCTGCGCTGA
- a CDS encoding DUF7832 domain-containing protein, producing MTYDDQSWHGDALDDWGIDDLAAAGTHIGMYYAWAHSRGLVADAVPFHNPGGPPIMRPVTTFHLLTERLVTPGQYLGDYCCGEIDSSMLTDEGNRFTEARYNDCMHAYEALPEISRLPSVYHAEDSWKLFDTVAPVFDREYTTRVGGNLPDLEADSVREAMPESAQRCRTDNHH from the coding sequence ATGACCTACGACGATCAGTCCTGGCACGGCGACGCCCTCGACGATTGGGGTATCGACGATCTTGCCGCGGCGGGTACCCATATCGGGATGTACTACGCGTGGGCCCACTCTCGGGGACTCGTGGCCGACGCCGTTCCCTTCCACAATCCCGGCGGGCCGCCGATAATGCGTCCGGTGACCACCTTTCACCTGCTCACCGAACGGCTGGTCACCCCGGGTCAGTACCTCGGCGACTACTGCTGTGGCGAGATCGACTCGTCCATGCTGACCGACGAAGGCAATCGCTTTACCGAGGCCAGATACAACGACTGCATGCACGCCTACGAGGCTCTGCCGGAGATCTCACGATTGCCGAGTGTGTATCACGCGGAGGACTCGTGGAAACTGTTCGATACCGTGGCACCGGTATTCGACAGGGAATACACGACACGAGTTGGCGGGAATCTTCCTGATCTGGAGGCCGATTCTGTCCGGGAGGCCATGCCGGAGTCAGCGCAGCGTTGCCGGACGGACAACCATCACTGA
- a CDS encoding Type 1 glutamine amidotransferase-like domain-containing protein gives MKALLLSWGAGAVPGFLDRHTGKAPADVRLGYLNDAMLPFAGQDFAGTEHGRLEQLGYRPRSITAGEIGSADELATILDELDALYVCGGETFVLLGNLRRHGLDEVLIDKVRPGEGTSTSLPYIGLSAGAVIAGTSIEPVSLMDDPASAPDLTDYRGLGFVDTAIVPHADSKIDLFPPTLFSEIDRTYSPRHQLTFLNDDQAILVEGTQTTIIESP, from the coding sequence GTGAAGGCATTGTTGTTGTCATGGGGTGCGGGAGCGGTTCCAGGATTCCTCGACCGGCACACCGGTAAAGCACCGGCGGACGTCCGGCTCGGCTACCTCAACGACGCAATGCTTCCTTTCGCCGGCCAGGACTTCGCCGGTACCGAGCATGGCCGCCTCGAACAGCTCGGATACCGGCCTCGTAGCATCACCGCGGGCGAGATCGGTTCGGCCGACGAATTGGCCACCATCCTCGACGAACTCGACGCGCTGTACGTCTGCGGCGGTGAGACCTTCGTTCTGCTGGGCAACCTGCGGCGGCACGGACTCGATGAGGTGCTCATCGACAAAGTTCGTCCTGGTGAAGGCACTTCGACGTCACTGCCCTACATCGGGCTGTCCGCGGGGGCGGTGATCGCGGGAACCAGCATCGAACCCGTGTCGCTCATGGATGATCCGGCAAGCGCACCAGACCTGACCGACTATCGCGGGCTGGGTTTCGTCGACACCGCGATAGTGCCCCACGCGGACAGCAAGATCGACCTCTTTCCGCCGACACTGTTCAGCGAGATTGATCGGACCTATTCACCCCGGCACCAGCTGACCTTCCTCAACGACGACCAGGCGATCCTGGTGGAGGGTACGCAGACAACAATCATCGAATCTCCCTGA
- a CDS encoding type II toxin-antitoxin system PemK/MazF family toxin translates to MTRTPARGDVVWANMDPTVGREQAKHRPWLVLSEPPLHQARSLVIAVPLTHTDRSWSTHVNFTPSATTATIAMCEQVKSMSVTRITRVDPTPYPTQLVDQVHEILTLLTGGR, encoded by the coding sequence GTGACCCGCACTCCCGCCCGTGGCGATGTCGTTTGGGCGAATATGGACCCGACCGTCGGCCGTGAGCAGGCCAAGCACCGGCCCTGGCTCGTCCTGTCCGAGCCGCCGCTGCATCAGGCGCGAAGTCTGGTCATCGCCGTTCCCCTGACGCACACCGACAGAAGCTGGTCCACTCACGTCAACTTCACCCCATCCGCTACCACCGCGACGATTGCAATGTGTGAACAGGTCAAATCCATGTCTGTCACCCGTATCACCCGCGTGGATCCGACCCCCTACCCCACACAACTCGTCGATCAGGTCCACGAGATTCTGACATTGCTGACCGGAGGACGATGA
- a CDS encoding metal-dependent transcriptional regulator, giving the protein MPNSRVRSARPSGPGTGRAVADLSAVTQDYLKVIWTSQEWAEVKVTTKMLAESLGVSASTASEAIRKLAEQGLVSHERYGAVTLTEEGRTAAIHMVRRHRLLETFLVRELGYGWDEVHDEAEILEHAVSDRMLARLDAKLGFPERDPHGDPIPRMDGSVPTPDACLLSDLDIGQSGRVARISDDDPDMLRYFDEVGVALDSVLTIREKRPFAGTISVSIDDRATVDLGDIAARAIFIVTR; this is encoded by the coding sequence ATGCCCAACTCGCGCGTTCGCTCGGCGCGGCCCTCCGGCCCCGGCACCGGGCGTGCGGTCGCCGACCTGTCGGCGGTGACGCAGGACTACCTGAAGGTGATCTGGACCAGCCAGGAGTGGGCCGAGGTGAAGGTCACCACCAAGATGCTCGCCGAGTCGCTGGGCGTATCGGCGTCGACGGCGTCCGAGGCGATCCGCAAACTCGCCGAGCAGGGACTGGTGTCCCACGAACGCTACGGCGCGGTCACCCTCACCGAGGAGGGCCGCACCGCCGCCATTCACATGGTGCGCCGCCACCGCCTGCTCGAAACGTTCCTGGTGCGTGAACTCGGCTACGGCTGGGACGAAGTCCACGATGAGGCCGAGATTCTCGAACATGCCGTCTCCGACCGCATGCTGGCCCGGCTTGACGCGAAACTCGGCTTCCCCGAACGGGATCCGCACGGCGATCCGATCCCCCGCATGGACGGCTCGGTCCCCACCCCCGACGCCTGCCTGCTCTCGGACCTCGACATCGGCCAATCCGGCCGTGTCGCACGCATTTCCGACGACGACCCCGACATGCTCCGCTACTTCGACGAAGTCGGCGTAGCCCTCGATTCAGTGCTCACCATCCGCGAGAAGCGCCCCTTCGCCGGCACCATCTCGGTCAGCATCGACGACCGGGCCACCGTCGACCTCGGCGACATCGCCGCCCGAGCCATCTTCATCGTCACCAGATGA
- a CDS encoding bifunctional riboflavin kinase/FAD synthetase: MLRWRGLEDIPADWGRCVVTIGVFDGVHRGHAQLINSATTAAEERGIPSVLMTFDPHPTEVVRPGAHPPQLTTLARRAELAEELGIDVFCVMPFTPELMSRTPKDFAHEVLVEHLHAAVVVVGDNFTFGRKAAGDVTKLADLGQRFGFEVEAISLFGEHAVTYSSTYIRSCVAAGDVESAAEALGRPHRVEGVIVHGEKRGRDLGFPTANVAPPMYSAIPADGVYAAWFTVLGQSPVIGQVEPGERYQAAVSVGTNPTFSGRTRTVEAFVLDKTADLYGQHVAVDFVSRIRGMEPFANVDDLIAEMNRDVDKTRVILDATDS; this comes from the coding sequence GTGTTGCGTTGGAGAGGCTTGGAAGACATCCCCGCCGATTGGGGTCGCTGCGTGGTCACCATCGGCGTGTTCGACGGTGTCCACCGGGGACACGCTCAGCTGATCAATTCGGCGACGACGGCAGCCGAAGAGCGGGGCATCCCGTCGGTGCTGATGACGTTCGACCCGCATCCCACCGAGGTGGTGCGGCCCGGTGCCCACCCGCCGCAACTGACCACCCTGGCCCGCCGCGCCGAACTGGCCGAGGAACTGGGCATCGACGTGTTCTGTGTCATGCCGTTCACCCCTGAGCTGATGTCGCGCACTCCCAAGGATTTCGCGCACGAAGTACTTGTCGAGCACCTGCACGCCGCCGTCGTCGTCGTCGGCGACAACTTCACATTCGGGCGCAAAGCGGCCGGTGATGTCACCAAACTCGCCGACCTGGGCCAGCGGTTCGGATTCGAGGTGGAGGCGATATCGCTGTTCGGCGAGCACGCCGTCACCTACTCGTCCACCTACATCCGTTCGTGCGTGGCCGCCGGCGACGTGGAGAGCGCCGCAGAGGCGCTCGGCCGGCCGCACCGGGTCGAAGGGGTGATCGTGCACGGCGAGAAACGCGGCCGGGACCTCGGATTCCCCACCGCCAACGTCGCACCGCCGATGTACTCGGCCATCCCCGCCGACGGCGTGTACGCCGCCTGGTTCACCGTCCTGGGACAGTCACCGGTCATCGGGCAGGTCGAACCGGGGGAGCGCTACCAGGCAGCGGTCTCCGTCGGCACCAACCCGACGTTCTCCGGCCGGACCCGCACCGTCGAGGCATTCGTCCTGGACAAGACCGCCGACCTGTACGGCCAGCACGTCGCCGTCGACTTCGTCAGCCGCATCCGCGGCATGGAACCGTTCGCCAACGTCGACGACCTCATCGCCGAGATGAACCGTGACGTGGACAAGACCCGTGTCATCCTGGACGCCACCGACTCCTGA
- the rpsO gene encoding 30S ribosomal protein S15, with protein MSLTAEQKKVVLAEYGLHETDTGSPEAQVALLTKRITDLTEHLKQHKHDHHSRRGLLLLVGRRRRLLKYVAKVDINRYRSLIERLGLRR; from the coding sequence ATGTCTTTGACTGCTGAGCAGAAGAAGGTCGTCCTGGCCGAGTACGGCCTGCACGAGACCGACACCGGTTCGCCGGAGGCGCAGGTCGCGCTGCTGACCAAGCGCATCACCGACCTCACCGAGCACCTCAAGCAGCACAAGCACGACCACCACAGCCGCCGCGGCCTGCTGCTGCTCGTCGGCCGCCGTCGTCGTCTGCTCAAGTACGTCGCCAAGGTCGACATCAACCGCTACCGTTCGCTCATCGAGCGTCTCGGTCTGCGTCGCTGA